The Streptomyces kanamyceticus DNA segment GGCGATCCGCTGCCGCACCTCGGCGCCGAGCCGGAAGGGAACCGCGCCCGCACGGTGCGTCGCGGCGGCGGGACGGGGCCGGTCGACGGGCAGGGCGAGTTCGGCGGGTACCCCTGCCAAGGTCTTGGTCCAGTAGACGAGTTGCTGGGAGAAGTGACTGTCCGGGTCCGCCGGATCGCCGAGCACCTCCCGCTGCCAGAGAGTGAAATCGGCGTACTGGACGGGGAGTTCGGGCCATTCGGGCGCCAGGCCGTCCGTCCTGGCCCGATAGGCGAGCGCCAGATCGCGGACGAACGGGGCCGTCGACCAGCCGTCGAACACGATGTGGTGGAACGTGGCGACTAGCACGTGTTCCTGGGGTCCCGTGCCGAACAGTGCCGCCCGCAAGGGAAGTTCGCTCGCGAGGTCGAAGTCCTCCTCCTGCGCCTCGGCCACCAGCCTCGGCAGTTCATCCGGCCGTGCCTCCCGCACCGGAACGTCCAGACGGACGGCGGCCGCGTCCAGGATCTCCTGGCGGGGCACCCCGTCCGTCACCGGAAAGACCGTGCGCAGAATTTCGTGGCGCGTCACCACATCACGCAGGGCCGTGCGTAAGGCATTCGTGTCCAATGGCCCGGATAGGCGAAGCGGCACCGAGGCGACAGGCGATTCACGCCCGCTGTTGATCTCCTTCGAGGAATCGCCGTGGTTCGAGGAATCGCCCTGGAACTCCCCTTGGAACCAGAATCTCAGCTGTGAAAACGACAGTGGGATCATGAATGTCTCGGCCTCCCAGCCTTAGCCCCGTGCGCACGTTTCGCGAAGCGCGTTCACATAACGCAAACCGTTCAGTACGGTCTTGGTGTCCACGCCGAAATCGATCAGGCAGGCAATCTCGTCCACGCCGACGGCGCGCAGCCTTTCCACCGTCCGCGCCGCCTCGTCCACCGTGCCGAAGAGCCCCCGTTCGCCGAAGTAGGTGTCGAACGACTGGGAGATGATGAACTCGACGTCGTCCTCGTCGAGGTCGTCGGGATCGAAATCGGGATCGGTCTCGGCGAACGACCGGGTGACGAGGTGGATCGAGCTCCTCAGATACTCCGTCAGCGGCCCGCGCACGGTCTCGCGCACCTCGTCGCGGCCGTCCCCGACGAACGTGTGCAGCATCAGGACGACATGTCCGTTCCAGCCCTCGTGCGCCGCGCGCGCCGCCGCCCGGTACTCGGAGATCCTGGCGGCGAGGTCGTCGACGTCCTGGTGCAGCAGGTGCGTCAGCACACCCGCCCGGGCCTCGGCGGCCGCACGGAACGTCGCCGCCTCCCCGGCGCTCGTCACCCACACCGGCAGTTCGCGCTGGACCGGCGGGGGAAAGACCCGCACGGTGGCGGGCAGACCGTTCCCGTCCGTGACCTCGTGGGCCTCGCCGCGCCACAGGCCCCGCACCTGCCCGATGCTGTCGAGCATCACGCGCTTGCGTTCGCCGTAGGACGCCTGCCCGAGCGCGAAGTCGACGGGATGCCAGCCGGAGGCGAACGAGATGCCGACCCGGCCCCCGGAGAGGTTGTCGACCACCGACCACTCCTCGGCGATCCGGATCGGATGGTGCAGGGGCGCCACCACGCTGCCCGCCCTGATGGCGATGTTGTCGGTGGCCGTGGCCAACGCCGCGCCGATCACCGCCGGGTTCGGGTAGAGGCCGCCGAAGGCATGGAAATGCCGCTCAGGCGTCCACACCGCGCGGAACCCGTTCCGGTCCGCGAAGCGTGCCCCTTCGAGGAGCAGCTCGTACCGTCCCGCGTCCCCCGAGGGGCCGCTGTCGTCCGCGAAGTAGAAGAGGCTGAAGTCCATGGAGCACCCTTGTCGTTCGGCGTCCGCCGGGCGGGCGGCCGCAGTGGTCCGGGAGTGAGCGGTGGTCCGGGGGCGTGCGGTGGTCCGGGGGGCGAGCGGTGGGCGACGGCACGGGCCGTCAGTCACGTCGGCGCATCCGGCGCAGCGCGGGCCGTGCCTTGCGCGCGTCGGCGAGCCGCGCCACCAGGTCGGCCACGCGCGGCGTGTCGAAGACCGCGCCGACCGGCACTTCGACGCCGAATTCACCGCGGATGCGGCTGACCAGGCGCGTGACGAGGAGCGAATGGCCACCGAGGTCGAAGAAGCTGTCGTCGATGCCCACCGCGTCGAGTCCGAGGACCTCCGCGTACATCCGGCACAGGGACTCCTCCTGTGGTGTCCGTGGCGGGCGGCGCGCGACGTCGCCGCCGGGCCGTGGGTCGGGCAGCGCGGCGCGGTCGAGCTTGCCGTGCGGCGTGAGCGGAAGGCGGTCCAGGACGACGATCGCCGAGGGCACCATGTACGAGGGCAGGAAGGCGCGGGCGCGGCGCGTCAGGGATTCCTTGAGCAGCGCGTCGGCGGAGGCGGCCGACGGGACGTTGACGTACCGCGTGACGTCGAGCCCGCGTTCCTGGCCGCCCCGCCCGGCGCGACATGCTCCGGCGCCGACGTCCCCGGTCCCGAACTCCGCGTCGAAGCAGGTCGGTCCCGCCTTCGAGGACCAGCGCAGCACCACCTCGTGGCCCAACTCCTCGCCGAGCCGCGCCAGTTCCTCCGGGTCGACGGCGTCGGCCTGCGCCTGCCCCACGGACGCCAGATCCACGCTGAGCCGCGCGTTGGGGATCCCGCTGATCCGCAGACGGCCGGACTCCAGGTGGCCCGACGCCAGGGCGCCCGCCAACTCCCGTACGCCGTCGAGCGACCGGACACCCGCACCCCAGGCCCGCTCCGGCACCGGCACCAGGGCCCCGGCAGCG contains these protein-coding regions:
- a CDS encoding MupA/Atu3671 family FMN-dependent luciferase-like monooxygenase, with amino-acid sequence MDFSLFYFADDSGPSGDAGRYELLLEGARFADRNGFRAVWTPERHFHAFGGLYPNPAVIGAALATATDNIAIRAGSVVAPLHHPIRIAEEWSVVDNLSGGRVGISFASGWHPVDFALGQASYGERKRVMLDSIGQVRGLWRGEAHEVTDGNGLPATVRVFPPPVQRELPVWVTSAGEAATFRAAAEARAGVLTHLLHQDVDDLAARISEYRAAARAAHEGWNGHVVLMLHTFVGDGRDEVRETVRGPLTEYLRSSIHLVTRSFAETDPDFDPDDLDEDDVEFIISQSFDTYFGERGLFGTVDEAARTVERLRAVGVDEIACLIDFGVDTKTVLNGLRYVNALRETCARG